One window from the genome of Emys orbicularis isolate rEmyOrb1 chromosome 10, rEmyOrb1.hap1, whole genome shotgun sequence encodes:
- the TMC7 gene encoding transmembrane channel-like protein 7 isoform X2, whose amino-acid sequence MSEPLGLGARRPLGGSDDEEVFLPDANYTSPSVTFLQELPSYQSILRQRTSAGGTQDRRQNNHGFARPPAAEKRNLVERTGVENEAVVRSIREYALNIPEKRKLRDIQEANVKYLSGWDQWKQTRNKSWKKFLDETKELSSYLELWRNDIHNIEGKFGTGIKSYFSFLRFLVLLNFIIFVLMFSFITLPSTISQYGVLNSSYVKDPPKGIEPQCRIYTISGTKGLVYFYTYIIDLLSGTGFLEMTSLFYGYYRIDMVHFNAIKYNVPLAYLLTTLVYLSLSLLWIVKRSVEGFKQSFVREEDPFQSYCNKIFAGWDFCITDLNASRLKHSSLKYELKTDLEEERLRQKKACRTTKEKLRIYCLRLFLNIFVLALLSGCFYSIYRATIYSQDIISNDSSKMMFEDNLFVQYLPSIVITLANFIAPLFFSYIIKFEEYSPAFEIRLTLMRCVFVRLANIGVLLFSLRNRIICDSKKCEACGYNYKLYPCWETRVGQEMYKLMIFDFIIIFAVALFVDFPRKLLVTYCSYKPIQWCGLQKFQIPENVLEIVYGQTICWIGTFYSPLLPAIATVKYFIVFYIKKISLMHTCRPSKRSVRASSSNFFFLVVLLIGLILAFIPLGLSMTRIRSSKACGPFVNFNSSWDVVPHTIRGFPTALQKVLNGIASEAFAVPFFMVICLVMFYFIALAGAHKRVVDQLREQLVMESRDKQFLIIKLTEAQKHS is encoded by the exons ATGAGCgagcccctggggctgggggcccgGCGGCCGCTCGGCGGCAGCGACGATGAAG AAGTCTTCCTTCCTGATGCAAATTATACATCACCATCTGTTACCTTTCTGCAAGAATTGCCTAGTTATCAGTCCATTTTGAGGCAGAGAACTTCTGCTGGAGGAACACAAGATAGACGACAAAACAATCATGGCTTTGCGAGACCCCCTGCTGCAGAGAAAAGAAATCttgtagaaagaacaggagtggAAAATGAGGCTGTGGTTCGATCAATAAGAGAGTATGCATTAAATATTCCGGAGAAGAGAAAACTAAG GGACATCCAGGAGGCTAATGTAAAATATTTATCTGGATGGGATCAGTGGAAGCAGACCAGGAATAAATCATGGAAAAAATTCCTAGATGAAACCAAGGAGCTGTCATCTTACTTGGAACTTTGGAGAAATGACATTCATAACATTGAGG GGAAGTTTGGCACTGGTATCAAGTCCTATTTCTCCTTCCTGCGTTTCCTGGTCCTGTTAAATTTTATAATCTTTGTTCTGATGTTCAGTTTTATAACACTTCCAAGCACCATTTCTCAATACGGAGTTCTCAACAGTAGCTATGTTAAAGATCCTCCAAAAGGCATAG AGCCGCAATGCAGAATTTATACAATTAGTGGTACTAAAGGACTCGTTTACTTCTATACTTACATAATAGATCTGCTCTCTGGCACC GGTTTCCTTGAAATGACGAGTTTGTTTTATGGATATTACAGAATAGATATGGTACATTTCAATGCCATTAAATACAATGTACCACTTGCGTACTTGCTGACTACACTTGTGTATCTCTCATTAAGTCTTCTCTGGATAGTGAAAAG GTCTGTGGAAGGATTTAAACAAAGCTTTGTACGTGAGGAAGATCCATTTCAGAGTTATTGCAACAAAATCTTTGCAGGCTGGGACTTCTGCATTACAGACCTGAATGCTTCACGGCTAAAACATAGTAGTTTAAAATATGAACTAAAA ACAGACTTGGAGGAAGAAAGACTAAGGCAAAAAAAAGCTTGCAGGACAACGAAAGAAAAGCTGCGCATCTACTGTCTAAGactatttttaaatatctttgtTCTTGCACTTttgtcaggatgcttttactctATCTATAGAGCAACCATCTACTCACAAGACATTATTTCCAAT GACAGCAGCAAGATGATGTTTGAGGATAATCTCTTCGTGCAATACTTGCCTTCTATAGTGATCACCCTGGCCAACTTTATTGCGCCTCTGTTTTTTTCATATATAATCAAATTTGAAGAGTATTCACCAGCCTTTGAGATCAGGTTAACACTTATGCG GTGTGTCTTTGTGCGGCTGGCCAACATTGGTGTTCTCTTGTTTTCACTGCGGAATCGAATCATATGTGATAGTAAAAAGTGTGAGGCCTGTGGATACAATTACAAACTCTACCCA tgctgGGAAACTCGAGTTGGGCAGGAGATGTATAAGCTGATGATTTTTGATTTCATAATAATTTTTGCTGTGGCACTGTTTGTTGACTTTCCTAGAAA gttGTTAGTTACCTATTGCTCTTATAAACCGATTCAGTGGTGCGGGCTGCAGAAATTTCAAATTCCTGAAAATGTACTGGAAATAGTTTACGGGCAGACAATCTGCTGGATTGGAACCTTTTATTCACCACTTCTTCCTGCTATAGCAACTGTAAAATATTTTATCGTCTTTTACATAAAAAAG ATAAGTTTGATGCATACGTGTAGACCTTCAAAGAGGTCTGTCAGAGCATCAAGCTCTAATTTCTTCTTCCTGGTGGTGCTGTTGATTGGGCTTATATTGGCTTTTATTCCTTTGGGACTCAGCATGACACG CATCCGCTCCTCTAAAGCATGTGGGCCATTCGTTAATTTTAACAGTTCGTGGGATGTTGTTCCACATACAATACGAGGGTTTCCAACAGCTCTGCAGAAGGTCCTTAATGGTATAGCTTCAGAAGCATTTGCAGTGCCTTTCTTTATGGTTATCTG CCTCGTTATGTTCTATTTCATTGCCTTGGCTGGAGCACATAAACGAGTTGTTGATCAACTCAGGGAACAATTGGTTATG GAGAGTCGTGACAAACAGTTCCTAATCATAAAGTTAACAGAAGCTCAGAAGCATAGTTGA
- the TMC7 gene encoding transmembrane channel-like protein 7 isoform X1 — protein MSEPLGLGARRPLGGSDDEEVFLPDANYTSPSVTFLQELPSYQSILRQRTSAGGTQDRRQNNHGFARPPAAEKRNLVERTGVENEAVVRSIREYALNIPEKRKLRDIQEANVKYLSGWDQWKQTRNKSWKKFLDETKELSSYLELWRNDIHNIEGKFGTGIKSYFSFLRFLVLLNFIIFVLMFSFITLPSTISQYGVLNSSYVKDPPKGIEPQCRIYTISGTKGLVYFYTYIIDLLSGTGFLEMTSLFYGYYRIDMVHFNAIKYNVPLAYLLTTLVYLSLSLLWIVKRSVEGFKQSFVREEDPFQSYCNKIFAGWDFCITDLNASRLKHSSLKYELKTDLEEERLRQKKACRTTKEKLRIYCLRLFLNIFVLALLSGCFYSIYRATIYSQDIISNDSSKMMFEDNLFVQYLPSIVITLANFIAPLFFSYIIKFEEYSPAFEIRLTLMRCVFVRLANIGVLLFSLRNRIICDSKKCEACGYNYKLYPCWETRVGQEMYKLMIFDFIIIFAVALFVDFPRKLLVTYCSYKPIQWCGLQKFQIPENVLEIVYGQTICWIGTFYSPLLPAIATVKYFIVFYIKKISLMHTCRPSKRSVRASSSNFFFLVVLLIGLILAFIPLGLSMTRIRSSKACGPFVNFNSSWDVVPHTIRGFPTALQKVLNGIASEAFAVPFFMVICLVMFYFIALAGAHKRVVDQLREQLVMVRSNTMSPFLPPLPASFSVVLH, from the exons ATGAGCgagcccctggggctgggggcccgGCGGCCGCTCGGCGGCAGCGACGATGAAG AAGTCTTCCTTCCTGATGCAAATTATACATCACCATCTGTTACCTTTCTGCAAGAATTGCCTAGTTATCAGTCCATTTTGAGGCAGAGAACTTCTGCTGGAGGAACACAAGATAGACGACAAAACAATCATGGCTTTGCGAGACCCCCTGCTGCAGAGAAAAGAAATCttgtagaaagaacaggagtggAAAATGAGGCTGTGGTTCGATCAATAAGAGAGTATGCATTAAATATTCCGGAGAAGAGAAAACTAAG GGACATCCAGGAGGCTAATGTAAAATATTTATCTGGATGGGATCAGTGGAAGCAGACCAGGAATAAATCATGGAAAAAATTCCTAGATGAAACCAAGGAGCTGTCATCTTACTTGGAACTTTGGAGAAATGACATTCATAACATTGAGG GGAAGTTTGGCACTGGTATCAAGTCCTATTTCTCCTTCCTGCGTTTCCTGGTCCTGTTAAATTTTATAATCTTTGTTCTGATGTTCAGTTTTATAACACTTCCAAGCACCATTTCTCAATACGGAGTTCTCAACAGTAGCTATGTTAAAGATCCTCCAAAAGGCATAG AGCCGCAATGCAGAATTTATACAATTAGTGGTACTAAAGGACTCGTTTACTTCTATACTTACATAATAGATCTGCTCTCTGGCACC GGTTTCCTTGAAATGACGAGTTTGTTTTATGGATATTACAGAATAGATATGGTACATTTCAATGCCATTAAATACAATGTACCACTTGCGTACTTGCTGACTACACTTGTGTATCTCTCATTAAGTCTTCTCTGGATAGTGAAAAG GTCTGTGGAAGGATTTAAACAAAGCTTTGTACGTGAGGAAGATCCATTTCAGAGTTATTGCAACAAAATCTTTGCAGGCTGGGACTTCTGCATTACAGACCTGAATGCTTCACGGCTAAAACATAGTAGTTTAAAATATGAACTAAAA ACAGACTTGGAGGAAGAAAGACTAAGGCAAAAAAAAGCTTGCAGGACAACGAAAGAAAAGCTGCGCATCTACTGTCTAAGactatttttaaatatctttgtTCTTGCACTTttgtcaggatgcttttactctATCTATAGAGCAACCATCTACTCACAAGACATTATTTCCAAT GACAGCAGCAAGATGATGTTTGAGGATAATCTCTTCGTGCAATACTTGCCTTCTATAGTGATCACCCTGGCCAACTTTATTGCGCCTCTGTTTTTTTCATATATAATCAAATTTGAAGAGTATTCACCAGCCTTTGAGATCAGGTTAACACTTATGCG GTGTGTCTTTGTGCGGCTGGCCAACATTGGTGTTCTCTTGTTTTCACTGCGGAATCGAATCATATGTGATAGTAAAAAGTGTGAGGCCTGTGGATACAATTACAAACTCTACCCA tgctgGGAAACTCGAGTTGGGCAGGAGATGTATAAGCTGATGATTTTTGATTTCATAATAATTTTTGCTGTGGCACTGTTTGTTGACTTTCCTAGAAA gttGTTAGTTACCTATTGCTCTTATAAACCGATTCAGTGGTGCGGGCTGCAGAAATTTCAAATTCCTGAAAATGTACTGGAAATAGTTTACGGGCAGACAATCTGCTGGATTGGAACCTTTTATTCACCACTTCTTCCTGCTATAGCAACTGTAAAATATTTTATCGTCTTTTACATAAAAAAG ATAAGTTTGATGCATACGTGTAGACCTTCAAAGAGGTCTGTCAGAGCATCAAGCTCTAATTTCTTCTTCCTGGTGGTGCTGTTGATTGGGCTTATATTGGCTTTTATTCCTTTGGGACTCAGCATGACACG CATCCGCTCCTCTAAAGCATGTGGGCCATTCGTTAATTTTAACAGTTCGTGGGATGTTGTTCCACATACAATACGAGGGTTTCCAACAGCTCTGCAGAAGGTCCTTAATGGTATAGCTTCAGAAGCATTTGCAGTGCCTTTCTTTATGGTTATCTG CCTCGTTATGTTCTATTTCATTGCCTTGGCTGGAGCACATAAACGAGTTGTTGATCAACTCAGGGAACAATTGGTTATGGTAAGATCTAATACAATGTCTCCATTTCTACCTCCCCTCCCCGCAAGTTTTTCAGTTGTGTTGCACTAG